One Hemiscyllium ocellatum isolate sHemOce1 chromosome 36, sHemOce1.pat.X.cur, whole genome shotgun sequence genomic region harbors:
- the dnajb14 gene encoding dnaJ homolog subfamily B member 14 has protein sequence MEGNKDEAEKCLQIARKAFREGEPEKALKFLNKAEKLYPSAEAKALIDAITRNGSAAGGGNRSESGKPYQRKSADTKVENGPTLEKANKADSAKVYTKEQLEGVQRIKRCKNYYEILGVSKDASDEDMKKAYRKLALKFHPDKNHAPGATEAFKAIGNAYAVLSNPAKQREYDQYGDGQSPGNYQHGGFEFHRNYESDITPEDLFNMFFGGGFPAGHTQPYNNGRARGSHQSYHRADREDERADGGFSMFLQLLPIIVLILVSVLSQLMVSTPPYSLYYRAALEHTVRKQTSNLKVVYYVNKDFDKEYTGVALQKVEKNVEEDYINNLRNNCWKERQEKNDYLYASKVYRDDRLRKKAELMRMESCEKLARLNDLYRGG, from the exons ATGGAAGGGAACAAGGACGAGGCGGAGAAGTGTTTGCAGATTGCCAGGAAAGCTTTCCGGGAAGGAGAGCCGGAGAAAGCGCTCAAATTCCTCAACAAGGCGGAGAAGCTGTATCCCTCTGCCGAGGCGAAAG cATTAATAGACGCAATCACCAGAAATGGGAGTGCAGCTGGTGGCGGGAATCGATCCGAGTCGGGTAAACCGTACCAGCGGAAATCTGCAGACACCAAGGTCGAAAATGGGCCCACGTTGGAGAAGGCGAACAAAGCTGACTCAGCCAAGGTCTACACAAAAGAGCAGCTGGAAGGAGTCCAAAG GATAAAGCGATGTAAAAATTACTATGAGATTCTGGGGGTCAGTAAAGATGCATCTGATGAGGATATGAAGAAAGCTTACAGAAAATTGGCATTGAAGTTCCATCCAGATAAAAACCACGCTCCTGGAGCAACGGAGGCATTTAAAG CAATCGGAAATGCCTATGCTGTACTCAGTAACCCAGCGAAACAAAGGGAATATGATCAATATGGTGATGGCCAATCCCCTGGTAACTATCAACACGGAGGCTTCGAATTTCACCGGAATTATGAATCGGATATCACTCCTGAGGATCTGTTTAATATGTTCTTTGGAGGAGGATTCCCTGCAG GACACACACAGCCATACAATAATGGAAGAGCTCGAGGATCTCATCAATCCTACCACAGAGCAGACAGAGAGGACGAGAGAGCTGAT GGAGGATTTTCCATGTTTTTACAGCTATTACCCATTATTGTCTTGATCCTGGTGTCAGTTTTGAGCCAGTTGATGGTATCTACTCCACCATACAGCCTCTACTACAGAGC TGCCCTGGAACACACTGTTAGGAAGCAAACCAGTAATTTGAAAGTAGTTTACTATGTCAACAAAGACTTTGACAAAGAATACACAGGTGTGGCGTTACAAAAGGTAGAAAAGAACGTTGAAGAAGATTATATTAACAACCTTCGAAATAACTGCTGGAAGGAAAGACAAGAGA AAAATGACTACCTTTACGCATCCAAGGTATATCGAGATGACCGACTACGGAAAAAAGCAGAACTCATGCGGATGGAAAGCTGTGAAAAATTGGCAAGACTTAATGATCTGTATCGAGGAGGCTGA